A segment of the Corylus avellana chromosome ca2, CavTom2PMs-1.0 genome:
CATGAAGTTTCATTTCTTCTCATCGGAGTCATCAGACTCAGACTCATCCCTCAATATTACATTCATTGCTTTACCCTTAGATTTTCTATAATTAGGGCATTCGGCCTTGTACATGGTcttataatttattcactacATTCATGACATTAAATGCCCTTTTTGTTAATGTCTTTCCTTTCTTGGGAGGCTCAATTGGATTGGGATCCCCGGCAATACCCATGGCCCCAACGGGTCgcgtcggccacccccaaagtccggtttggggtggccgaagcctcCCTCAAGGGCCCCAGGggttggttcggccaccccttagggCCAAATCCATAAACTTGGGTGAgctagggtggccggccaccccctagggggAAAATgggatggccgaaccaccccatgtttttttaataaattttttttattattttattttatttttatcttttaaatttaaataatattttattattttatattaagtgggACACGTGTCGGGTTGGTGGctgttggatgaaaatgaatgaccaggatttaaaaaaagaaattgatgggCAATTTGATGGCTATTGCCGGGGATCCCAATCCGGCTCAACAAGAATCTCCTTTGAACTtctcaatcaaatcaaaggTCTTGTTATTCTAATTTttaaaggacaaagttttcctccaaaattagttggaagaattttcttcaacttaatctataaaagtgaatgtgtccttttttttttgaggtaaaatacattttaccccatGAACTATTCACTCATTTACACGTTtacctctaatgtttaaaacgtgacacttgaccccccccaaactttcaaattgttgcaattcgaccattttaatttttttttttttccaaaacgcCGCCATcacacattttattttatttttttaaatccaaaaaaaataaagaagccttggggtggttcggccaaccccttgggccaaaccctcaaaatacttgggatgggggcattttggcaaaaaaaaaaaaaaaaaaaagtcataatgatcgaattgcaacaatttgaaagttttttttttggggggggggggtcaAGTGTGTCACGTTTTAAACATTTGAGTTAAAAGTGTAAATATGAGGATAattcagggagtaaaatgtattttctcattttttttaataacatgtgagatgcacataagtttttaataaaaattttttcaactttgtccttgctattaaataaatatgtacatctcacatgtttaagggatacatgtgcatctcacatattcCTCTAACctagtttaaaggaaaactttgtacatttttaaatttgaggaactttttagatttaatggCTTAGACCCAACATGCTCTTTTACTTTCATAGAATTTAAATCCTTACTCTCCTCTATAGCTATCACTTTAAGTCGTCTAAACTTTTCAAGCAAAAACCTCAAGATTTTCCTCACAATCCTATTGCCAGGAATCTTCTTCCCTAAATTAAAGTAGAATTAACAATGTCATTAACCTGAGCATAGAACTCATCAAATGTTTCATCATCCTTCATCctaattttctcaaacttaaatGTTAACATTGAAGTTTGGAGTTCTTTATAATCTTTGTACTTTCATATATAGGTAACCTTTAAGATTTCCCCTACTTCCTTAACAATCTCTCACAAGGAAATTCACTTGAATTCCTTGGAAGACAACTATATATGAATATGggcaaggcttaggtgcggtagttcaaaacGACCGCATTTtggtcaataaaaaaataatattttatattaaatattaaaataatcagtaattaaaaaataaaaatattaaaaaactaaaactcgTCCACTGTCTCTGActctcccatctctctctctctctttctcgccctccctcaatttttcatttttgtctcAATGAACTCCGActctcccatctctctctctctctctctctttctctttctcaccctctccctcttttttttgtttcaaatcaaCCCTCTCCCTCTATTCTCTCTGTGTTTCTGAAATTTGCTAAGGAGAGGGggattaaataaagaaaagagaagaagaagaaagtcaAGAAAGGGAACAGAAGAGATGAAGAAAATTggggaaaggagaaaaggaatTAGACGGTGGGCGAAGGCCCTTGCGGTGGACCGGCCACCCCCCAATAccaaacctttttgtttttttttggcccttggggtggccggaccaccccgaAGCCAGCTATGGGGTTGCTCCAgtcacccccttggccaaaatggggtggtctcGCCACACTATTTTGGCCcaggggtggctccagccaccccttcattttgattttaattttcctttttttttaaaaaaaaataataataatagttttagttttttaattattgattattttaatatttaatgtaaaaaattatttttttattgatcaaAACACGGTCGTTTTGAACTACCGCACTGTGCAgtagttcaaaactaccgcacTAAGCCTTGCCCTATGAATATCGCATTCGGACCTTTGCTATTCCAATTGCATTCATTTAACTAATCTTTGGACCATGCATCAACATGAGCGTCTAGCCGTTTCCAGCCATTCTCAATAGAAGTCTATAGACATTCATCCAAATATAATAGACATAGTTGTTTCGATCAAAGTAAGGAAGGACAAACAAAGACGATGATTGAGCCATTAACGTCGGAGGTCAAAGATCACACCTCGATTTGACACACCTcgaaaataaatacaaatggaGTGTAcaaggctctaataccaattgataAATGTGTTTAGACCCTAGAGAATTGTTGTGTCGGTTTATATTAACTCACAAGtacacgaatcaattgtagttaatagattacaagtacgaggtcgatcccacatagaattgtattttttaaagcaattttaaatctaaattaattgaacCCTAACatagttccaaattttgaaagattatttgaatgaaaaatcaaaagcataagcaATTTAATCTGAATGTAATCTAATGATGAAACACTAGGGTTTcagaatccgcactcacaaattcatagcaacataattccatgatctataatatttttcaaagttctcacatgtaaatcttagatttgttttactattgtatcaaagaattaatcaaagcatctcatgtatccatacataacccaaatcacaaaagaaatccaataaataattaaatcattaactgtatccgtaaatcacaagaaaatatctaattttcatcaaaatatcaattgtatccaaagaATAAATCAtaagggaaatccaatttttaacaaagaaaaccaagtaatcaattgtattgaataatcttaaatcatcaagtgtatccttgaatcacaaaagatatctaagaattattcaatccaattgcgttaaagtaaaacaatagggcaattaaatcattaaattgagAAACATTACATACATGGAATGATGTGCTAAttataagtgaggcttcatcttcaaccttagttgaaggtttagcctctcaagttattgaaagacaaaacaagattaattgaATTCATGGAAAATTTAGTACTTACAAATatggaatcacaaagttgaAATCCAAAAACtaagaaaccctaaaactctcttctttctcctctgaaaTCTCAAAATTCCCAGCCTCTCTAAACTAATTTcataattatctatttatagacttaaagctagggttttacaagttgaattcGGATAAAATTGCTGTCAGATCGGATaggtgcactcgattgcacacttagtgcgctcgagcgcactcgagcatcACTTCTCCTATGCAGTGCACACATGCGCGTGCGATGAACTTTGGACTGGGCGTGTATGCACTTGATCGTAGTATCCTGCAGTTTTTCCATaccaacctacaaaacactaaagacacaaaactaacacagaataTTAGATAATAACATAGCTAAatgaataataaaagtaaattaaaggGTCCAGATATACAATATTTGACACATATCAAGAATCACTGAGAGGAGGTGAATAGGTGATGCGCAATAACaattaccaaacaaaaatatatgcaacacaattaataaaacaacaaacCACAAAAATGATCACTAAGGCCGGCAATCACATAATCAACATCAATTTTTATTGACTAAAAGAACTCTTCAAAGGTAAAACACTAGCTAAACTCAAAAAAACTAATTCATCCTCTATGAGAATTTACAAGTTGTGAACTCTACATATATTGATAGTAGAATTGAATTTGAAGTCTAGTTATTTGTCCTTGAAGTGAGATTCCTCATCATGATCATGATGGTCAGACTCCAGTGAGTTAATTGTGTGATTTCTTTTACTGGTTTTGGCATAGTTCTTGTTTTCTATGAATGTTTGAGAATATATAGTGCTACATCAAGGTTGTTTACAACGATAATGAGATGGGttatgaattttatatatatatatatatatatatatatatatatcttaaaaagTTCGAACATAATGTGCAGAGATGAAAATATAGAAGTGATGACATTTTAAATCATGCGCTGGCAGAATGACAAAGAGCATgcataacaatatatatatatatttttaattattaattttttgcatGTTGAATATAACaatgttaataatttaataatagaCTCTTTGGCAAGAGTGCACATGAGTGACAAGACAAAACTATCTTTCTCGATTCAAGTAATTGCAGTTGGCATTCAGAAGATAATCGAGTTATATATCCTAGCTGTACAGATGTAAGATTTGGGTCCATTTGTTTTGGAATACAACGTTTTtggtaaaaagttttttttctctttttgagtaTTCAACGTGACGTAAATATTGGccaacttaaaaataatttcagttgataaagaaaaataacattcCCAATGTGTAAAATAGTTTATGCTTTTCAATGGCGTAAGCAATTTTTTTTGCCATCCTCTCACACCTTGTGAGAGAGCCATTTATGGAACCTACATGCTTAAGTCACAATTGGTGAGCTCCACAAAAATCGTCTTACAATGGCATGCTTAAATTACAAACAATATGGACAAATAATTACACTCATCTCAATCCCACTTCAAAAGCTTTCTAAACTTAAACTCTTCGATCTCCTCTTCATTGTCTCTTTATTTGTTGCAACTCTTCGAATTATATGATTATCGtataaaaattgaatgaaaatataaaaaacatttataaatttttcattattCAAAAGGAATTACATTTTACGCGGAAAAAATACATACGGAAAATAAGTATGCCATGCGTGGAAGGAAACATGAAAGCCTTGCTTTCAACAGGGTGCCAATGTAGTGAGGCTTTTAGAACTCACTCAAGCTTCTCACAACCATCCAAATCTCCCTGTCATGAACTCAAACTATTAGAATCCGTATTCACGGGATTTTTAGTGCGACATGGCGCCCGTGACTTGGGTAATCCCACTCACCATTACTGCCTTGCTTCTCCCTCTCATTTTACCTTCCCATAATTCAAAGCAAATGTTCCTTCAGCTGGGAGGCTAAAGCAAgcttttcttccttccttcccCATCTACATATAACCCTTCTCTCTCATTATCCACTACTACTGCAACTGCAACTGCAACCCCTTTGGTCTTTGCTAATTACATACCATCATCGCCAAAAGCTATGGCTACGAAAACATTTCTTCTCCCAACTCTTGCCTTGTTTTCACTCTTTTTTCCTCTTACAGTTTCCATCGACTTCAATTATCCTGCCATTTTCAACTTCGGCGACTCCAACTCTGACACCGGTGAGTTCGCCGCCGGGCTCGGCGTTTTCCTTGAACTCCCCAACGGAGAAACATACTTCAAAACCCCATCGGGGAGATTTTGTGATGGTCGTCTCATCATAGACTTCTTCAGTAAGTTCCTCACCACTCCACGAATTTTTATGcactttcactttttctttttttttaatatctaatATCCATTTTTCTGAAAAGAAATCTTACATTTACTTTcataaaattaccattgaattttagACGGattaatatgtatataatttTAACATTACGTCAAGGAATAAGCTCTTAAAAGTACATatagagcttgtttgggattgaaaaattagaatttttaagtcaaaaaaacgctttttggcaaaagctttatttttaagtttttgccaaaagtacattttgatcatttttaagttttttgaacccttaaaagtgctttcaattttttttaccaaacatgtacctttttttcaaatgaaatttttaagtgttaaacgcacttttaagcttCTCAGACGCACACTCAAATATACTCATAATATTTACGTTTCCCGAATGAAAAactaagagaaatgctacatgttCTTCCAAGTGCTTAATTTCTAACATAACAACGAAAACTATCTATTAACGgtccaaaatttaatattgatttttagTCCTACTTGAAGAACTAAACAAGGAAGAGCAATGTATGTGTTTCTTCACAGCCTTGAAGTGATAGATAAGAAGAAACGAGCAGTATGATATAAAGAGAATTGCCCATTCATAATCTGTGGGTCCTCTTGGCTTCCCGTAATTGAAAGCAAACTTCAGAAACACATAAATGACACACCAAACAAACGTCATTGTTAAGAGTTATCATAGACTGTTTCTACTCGGTGGTTACAATATGCGTGAAAGCTATCACAAGGCTAACTTGTGACAACTCCCCCCAGCCGCCCGCCGCCCTCCCCCTCCTCCTGCGTTAGCCATGGCTTCCATGGCATGCATTCTCCATATTCTCACCTTAGTACTGTTCATCTGCATCTGCTTACCTCTTTCCGAATCCATTCACTTCAATTTCCCTGTGGTTTTCAACTTTGGTGACTCAAATTCTGACACGGGTGAGCTTATTGCCTCCGGGATTGAGAGCATTAACCCTCCTTATGGACAGAGTTACTTCCATAAACCATCTGGGAGATACTGTGACGGCCGTCTCATTATTGATTTTCTCAgtaatttctttattctttctgcTTTTCATCTCAACTCTGTATTCCcctttttcctctgttttcaAGGATACTGTCTCatggtttattttttatacaaattgTTGCAGTGGATGCAATGGACAAGCCATTTCTAAACGCCTATCTGGATTCAGTTGGCTTGCCAAGTTTCCGAAGAGGGTGCAATTTTGCAGCTGCAGGGTCCACCATACTTCCAGCAACACCAACATCTGTCAGCCCATTCTCATTTGGGCGCCAGGTGGCTCAGTTTCTCAGATTCAAAGCGCGGGTTCTCGAATTGCTATCTCAAAGTATGTACCCAGATCATCTTATTTAAGTTTCAACGTATGAAAGTTCATTGACGaaataatattcttaattttgtttcaGCTAAGAAACTTAAAAAGTACCTCCCAGCAGAAGATAATTTTGGGAAGGCGCTTTACATGTTTGATATAGGCCAGAATGATCTTGCTGGTGCCTTTTATTCCAAGTCATTAGATCAGATACTTGGTTCAATTCCAACAATCTTGGTCGAGTTTGAAACAGGAATACAGGTCAGCTTCATCCATCACTTGCtaaataaatgattattttgattCACTGacaattaattaactaaacacAAATTGctgttttttttccttggctTGTTTTTTCAGAAACTATATGATCAAGGGGCTAGGTATTTTTGGGTACACAACACGGGTCCTCTTGGATGCTTGCCTCAAAATATTGCCAGATTTGGAACTGACCCTTCAAAGCTGGATGGGCTAGGATGTGTCAGCTCCCACAATCAAGCTGCTAAACTTTTCAATCTGCAGCTTCATGCTCTCTGTAAAAAACTGCAGGGCCAATATAAGGACGCAAATGTCACATATATTGATATCTTTTCCCTAAAGTCCAACCTCATTGCAGATTATTCCCTATATGGTGAGTTTTCTTCTGGGcactgtttttattttctttgaattcttTCATTTCAATACCTTAACTTGAGATACACTTATTTCGTGGACAGATTGATACTTGAGTAACCTTGTAATTTGTATCATTAGATCTTGAGGCGGAGCTCATGCTCAATTTCTGGTTCTTGCCAATTACCATATTTGTATTAACTCACCTTAAATATCATGAGAGCACAATGTAGCTCTTGGAGTAATCCACAATGGTAGACATcagtgtctaacaccgaaccacccgaaAATTCTTGTGTCTTTTCTCTCCC
Coding sequences within it:
- the LOC132170915 gene encoding GDSL esterase/lipase At1g54790-like isoform X2 translates to MATKTFLLPTLALFSLFFPLTVSIDFNYPAIFNFGDSNSDTGEFAAGLGVFLELPNGETYFKTPSGRFCDGRLIIDFFTARRPPPPPALAMASMACILHILTLVLFICICLPLSESIHFNFPVVFNFGDSNSDTGELIASGIESINPPYGQSYFHKPSGRYCDGRLIIDFLMDAMDKPFLNAYLDSVGLPSFRRGCNFAAAGSTILPATPTSVSPFSFGRQVAQFLRFKARVLELLSQTKKLKKYLPAEDNFGKALYMFDIGQNDLAGAFYSKSLDQILGSIPTILVEFETGIQKLYDQGARYFWVHNTGPLGCLPQNIARFGTDPSKLDGLGCVSSHNQAAKLFNLQLHALCKKLQGQYKDANVTYIDIFSLKSNLIADYSLYGFEQPIMACCGYGGPPLNYDSRISCGQTKILNGTLVTAKGCLDSTEHVSWDGIHYTEAANEYVSSQILTGKFSDPPFSDEMPFLLKLKFEK
- the LOC132170915 gene encoding GDSL esterase/lipase At1g54790-like isoform X1, with protein sequence MATKTFLLPTLALFSLFFPLTVSIDFNYPAIFNFGDSNSDTGEFAAGLGVFLELPNGETYFKTPSGRFCDGRLIIDFFMDAMDKPFLNAYLDSVGLPSFRRGCNFAAAGSTILPATPTSVSPFSFGRQVAQFLRFKARVLELLSQTKKLKKYLPAEDNFGKALYMFDIGQNDLAGAFYSKSLDQILGSIPTILVEFETGIQKLYDQGARYFWVHNTGPLGCLPQNIARFGTDPSKLDGLGCVSSHNQAAKLFNLQLHALCKKLQGQYKDANVTYIDIFSLKSNLIADYSLYGFEQPIMACCGYGGPPLNYDSRISCGQTKILNGTLVTAKGCLDSTEHVSWDGIHYTEAANEYVSSQILTGKFSDPPFSDEMPFLLKLKFEK